In Streptomyces thermolilacinus SPC6, a single genomic region encodes these proteins:
- a CDS encoding serine/threonine-protein kinase, whose amino-acid sequence MEQLTQHDPRRIGPFEVLGRLGAGGMGLVYLARSASGRRVAIKTVRTELAEDQLFRVRFTREVEAARAVSGFYTAAVVDADPRAAVPWLATAYVPAPSLEEIVNECGPLPAPAVRWLAAGVAEALQSIHGAGLVHRDLKPSNVLVVEDGPRVIDFGIASGVSNTRLTMTNVAVGTPAYMSPEQARDSRSVTGASDVFSLGSTLVFAATGHAPFHGANPVETVFMLLREGPDLQGLPEELRPLIESCMQMDPTRRPTPADLQSQLAPHLFAGGDDSGTASAWLPASATAMIEQRRGGRPSAPPPPAVPPPAVPPAPPGPPPGHQGAPAPAAPAPGQDWDPAWRGSDPRTGLGPGHPPARPPAHPPATGPHDGAPVRLPGAKVPIGPGPRRADGRSAAAPDPAGPATGWVRPPAGLTGPDAPPPTGRPLPGTGPASGVPPQPGGATDGGPTVAAPPPAPGHWRPWRFRMSNDVWGTPVVDGDLLYVTSFEVHALDVGTGRRQFKTRDVAWSMAVAAGRIHASDGPTLYALDALDAGELWRLQTDAWVYSLKADRGTVVTGTRGGGVQAWEASNGAKLWELTGAQTDFETPEAGPAVHGDTVYVWQDARLRALDARSGTERWSYPIGDAASCGGVPVRVTPAEDGYAYVAAGTRVLSVDIMSGHVRWHFEAPAVFLSPPAFAPGPSVTGGGVYLADYLGTVYALDATTGKDRWRIATESRQSIEPVLVVNGNVHVGSGSALYTLDAVTGTPKWRFAAGGEIVGAPVVAEGRLHFGSADHVLYTLDAAGGQLRWKLTTGGEITGSPVARAGVVYACSKDRCVYALDAAKGTATGPRP is encoded by the coding sequence GTGGAGCAGCTGACGCAGCACGACCCGAGACGGATCGGCCCGTTCGAGGTGCTGGGACGGCTCGGCGCCGGCGGCATGGGCCTGGTCTATCTCGCGCGGTCGGCGTCCGGCCGCCGCGTGGCGATCAAGACCGTACGGACCGAGCTCGCCGAGGACCAGCTGTTCCGCGTCCGCTTCACACGGGAGGTCGAGGCCGCGCGCGCCGTGTCCGGTTTCTACACGGCCGCCGTCGTGGACGCCGACCCGCGCGCCGCCGTGCCGTGGCTCGCCACCGCGTACGTACCCGCGCCGTCCCTCGAGGAGATAGTGAACGAGTGCGGGCCGCTGCCCGCGCCCGCCGTGCGCTGGCTCGCCGCCGGTGTCGCCGAGGCCCTCCAGTCCATCCACGGCGCGGGCCTCGTCCACCGCGACCTGAAGCCGTCCAACGTCCTCGTCGTGGAGGACGGACCCCGCGTCATCGACTTCGGCATCGCGTCCGGCGTCTCCAACACCCGGCTGACGATGACCAACGTCGCCGTCGGAACGCCCGCGTACATGTCCCCCGAGCAGGCGCGCGACTCGCGCAGCGTCACCGGCGCGAGCGATGTGTTCTCGCTCGGCTCCACCCTGGTCTTCGCCGCCACCGGGCACGCCCCGTTCCACGGCGCCAACCCCGTCGAGACCGTGTTCATGCTGCTCCGCGAGGGGCCCGACCTGCAGGGCCTGCCCGAGGAGCTGCGCCCGCTGATCGAGTCCTGCATGCAGATGGACCCGACGCGCCGCCCCACCCCCGCCGACCTCCAGTCCCAGCTCGCCCCGCACCTCTTCGCGGGCGGCGACGACAGCGGCACGGCGTCCGCGTGGCTGCCCGCCAGCGCCACCGCCATGATCGAGCAGCGGCGCGGCGGCCGCCCCTCGGCCCCGCCGCCCCCGGCCGTGCCGCCCCCGGCCGTGCCGCCCGCCCCGCCCGGCCCGCCCCCCGGCCACCAGGGAGCCCCCGCCCCCGCCGCCCCGGCCCCCGGCCAGGACTGGGACCCGGCCTGGCGCGGCAGCGACCCCCGTACGGGACTCGGCCCCGGCCACCCGCCCGCGCGGCCCCCCGCGCACCCGCCCGCCACCGGCCCGCACGACGGGGCGCCCGTCCGGCTGCCCGGCGCGAAGGTGCCCATCGGCCCCGGACCGCGCCGCGCCGACGGCCGCTCCGCCGCCGCACCCGACCCGGCAGGGCCCGCCACCGGCTGGGTGCGCCCGCCCGCCGGGCTGACCGGCCCCGACGCCCCGCCGCCCACCGGCCGCCCCCTGCCCGGCACCGGGCCCGCGTCCGGGGTGCCGCCCCAGCCGGGCGGCGCCACCGACGGCGGCCCGACCGTGGCCGCGCCGCCGCCCGCGCCCGGCCACTGGCGGCCCTGGCGGTTCCGCATGTCCAACGACGTGTGGGGCACGCCCGTCGTGGACGGCGACCTCCTCTACGTCACGTCGTTCGAGGTCCACGCGCTGGACGTGGGCACCGGACGGCGCCAGTTCAAGACCCGCGACGTCGCCTGGTCCATGGCGGTCGCCGCCGGGCGCATCCACGCCTCCGACGGCCCGACGCTGTACGCGCTGGACGCCCTCGACGCGGGCGAGCTGTGGCGGCTCCAGACCGACGCGTGGGTGTACTCGCTCAAGGCCGACCGGGGCACCGTCGTCACCGGCACGCGCGGCGGCGGCGTCCAGGCCTGGGAGGCGTCCAACGGGGCCAAGCTGTGGGAGCTGACCGGGGCGCAGACGGACTTCGAGACGCCCGAGGCGGGACCCGCCGTGCACGGCGACACGGTGTACGTGTGGCAGGACGCCCGGCTGCGCGCCCTCGACGCCCGCAGCGGCACCGAGCGGTGGTCGTACCCCATCGGCGACGCGGCGTCCTGTGGGGGAGTGCCCGTACGGGTCACCCCCGCCGAGGACGGCTATGCGTACGTCGCCGCCGGGACGCGGGTGCTGTCCGTCGACATCATGTCCGGGCACGTCCGCTGGCACTTCGAGGCGCCCGCCGTGTTCCTGTCGCCGCCCGCCTTCGCGCCGGGGCCCTCGGTGACCGGCGGCGGGGTGTACCTCGCCGACTACCTCGGCACGGTGTACGCCCTCGACGCGACGACCGGCAAGGACCGCTGGCGCATCGCCACGGAGTCCCGGCAGTCCATCGAGCCGGTCCTCGTCGTCAACGGCAACGTCCACGTCGGCAGCGGCAGCGCCCTGTACACGCTCGACGCGGTGACCGGCACCCCGAAGTGGCGGTTCGCGGCGGGCGGTGAGATCGTCGGCGCGCCCGTGGTCGCGGAGGGCAGGCTGCACTTCGGCTCGGCGGACCACGTGCTGTACACGCTGGACGCGGCGGGCGGGCAGCTGCGGTGGAAGCTCACGACGGGCGGCGAGATCACGGGCTCGCCCGTGGCGCGCGCGGGGGTCGTGTACGCGTGCAGCAAGGACCGCTGCGTGTACGCCCTGGACGCGGCGAAGGGCACGGCGACGGGACCCCGCCCGTAG
- a CDS encoding AfsR/SARP family transcriptional regulator encodes MGRGNGPRVPEQRVPRQAQAPGGQAPDDGLAPGGPRAAASGDTGAPRAVPEAEGGGDGLRAVPADDADRPATEAPDAAQGRADLRFAVLGPVRAWYDGEPLPSGSPQQRALLAALLLREGRTATAAELIDAIWGEEPPSQALAALRTYASRLRKVLPPGVLVTESGGYAVRGAPDALDLHVAQELAAEAEKARLGGDRAQAVTLINKALGLWDGEPLASVPGPYAETQRARLEEWRLQLVETRLDLDLECGRHAEAVSELTALTAAHPLRERLRELLMLALYRSGRQAEALAVYADTRRLLADELGVDPRPELARLQHRILQADSELAQPVEQPAPAKAAVARPAQLPASVPDFTGRAAFVRELGDLLSTAEGSVMAVSALAGIGGVGKTTLAVHVAHQARPRFPDGQLYVDLMGAGSRAAEPETVLGSFLRALGTPDDQVPETLEERAALYRSTLAGRRVLVLLDNARDAAQVRPLLPGTEGCAALVTSRVRMLDLAGAHLVDLDVMSPDEALHLFTRIVGAERVRAEREAALDVVAACGFLPLAIRIAASRLASRRTWTVSVLAAKLADERRRLDELRAGDLAVKATFELGYGQLEPAQARAFRLLGLADGPDISVAAAAAALDLPPEETEDLLEGLVDTSLLESAAPGRYRFHDLVRLYARVCAERDEQPPAEREAARSRLLDFYLATVARVYAIERPGDRLVDHLEPTTYEGLAFTDRHEAQDWLYREANCVLACVRQATACATPGSHLRRAVDLLWAAKDLTESGANSKQYESAAVAACEAARAAGDARTEGRARTTLSNVHLVAGRYDEADREARVARDLAVAAGDPAPVYWADNDRGIIAIMQGRYGDAEEHLVRATDGSREVGNLPSVATALCNLSRVHLLTGRSSSAIDLARQGIEIYDRLGLTMRLANGRYALGVALSHAERHTEALDEFAEALRIFTRNRQRLWEGATHFRIAEARFRSRQPARAAQHAEQALALGCIGGDQMRGNILVLLGKALRVLGQTDRARACLREALALYERLGAPEADDVRALLAPSAAA; translated from the coding sequence ATGGGCCGTGGCAACGGGCCGCGAGTGCCGGAGCAGCGTGTTCCACGGCAGGCGCAGGCACCGGGCGGTCAGGCACCGGACGACGGCCTGGCCCCCGGCGGACCGCGCGCGGCCGCGAGCGGCGACACCGGCGCGCCCCGAGCCGTCCCGGAGGCGGAAGGCGGCGGCGACGGGCTGCGTGCCGTCCCCGCGGACGACGCCGACCGGCCCGCCACGGAAGCGCCCGACGCCGCCCAGGGCCGTGCCGACCTGCGGTTCGCGGTGCTCGGGCCCGTACGGGCCTGGTACGACGGCGAACCGCTCCCGTCCGGCTCCCCCCAGCAGCGCGCCCTGCTCGCCGCGCTGCTGCTGCGCGAGGGCCGCACGGCGACGGCCGCCGAGCTGATCGACGCCATCTGGGGCGAGGAGCCCCCGTCACAGGCGCTCGCCGCGCTCCGCACGTACGCCTCCCGCCTCCGCAAGGTCCTCCCGCCCGGCGTCCTGGTCACCGAGTCCGGCGGGTACGCCGTGCGGGGCGCCCCCGACGCGCTCGACCTGCACGTGGCGCAGGAACTGGCCGCCGAGGCCGAGAAGGCCCGCCTGGGCGGGGACCGCGCCCAGGCCGTCACGCTGATCAACAAGGCGCTCGGCCTGTGGGACGGCGAACCCCTCGCCTCCGTACCGGGGCCGTACGCCGAGACCCAGCGCGCCCGCCTGGAGGAGTGGCGGCTCCAGCTCGTCGAGACCCGCCTCGACCTGGATCTGGAGTGCGGCCGGCACGCGGAGGCCGTGTCCGAGCTGACCGCGCTGACCGCCGCGCACCCGCTGCGCGAACGGCTGCGGGAGCTGCTGATGCTCGCCCTGTACCGCAGCGGCCGCCAGGCCGAGGCGCTCGCCGTGTACGCCGACACACGCCGCCTCCTCGCCGACGAGCTGGGCGTCGACCCGCGCCCCGAACTGGCCCGGCTCCAGCACCGCATCCTCCAGGCCGACAGCGAACTGGCCCAGCCCGTCGAACAGCCCGCCCCCGCCAAGGCCGCCGTCGCCCGCCCCGCGCAACTGCCCGCCTCCGTCCCGGACTTCACCGGCCGGGCGGCGTTCGTGAGGGAGCTGGGCGACCTGCTCTCCACCGCCGAGGGCTCCGTCATGGCCGTGTCGGCACTCGCGGGCATCGGCGGCGTCGGCAAGACGACCCTCGCCGTCCACGTGGCGCACCAGGCGCGGCCCCGCTTCCCGGACGGGCAGCTGTACGTGGACCTGATGGGCGCCGGTTCGCGGGCCGCCGAGCCGGAGACCGTCCTCGGCTCGTTCCTGCGGGCCCTGGGCACACCGGACGACCAGGTCCCGGAGACCCTGGAGGAGCGGGCCGCGCTGTACCGCTCGACGCTCGCCGGGCGCCGCGTCCTCGTCCTGCTGGACAACGCCCGCGACGCCGCGCAGGTACGGCCGCTGCTGCCCGGCACGGAAGGCTGCGCGGCCCTCGTCACCAGCCGCGTCCGGATGCTCGACCTGGCGGGCGCGCACCTGGTGGACCTGGACGTGATGTCCCCGGACGAGGCCCTCCACCTGTTCACCCGCATCGTGGGCGCCGAGCGGGTGCGGGCCGAGCGGGAGGCGGCGCTCGACGTGGTCGCGGCGTGCGGGTTCCTGCCGCTGGCCATCCGGATCGCCGCGTCCCGGCTGGCCTCGCGGCGCACCTGGACGGTGTCCGTGCTGGCGGCGAAGCTCGCCGACGAGCGGCGCCGCCTGGACGAGCTGCGGGCCGGCGACCTGGCGGTGAAGGCCACGTTCGAGCTGGGCTACGGGCAGCTGGAGCCCGCGCAGGCCCGCGCGTTCCGCCTGCTGGGCCTCGCGGACGGGCCCGACATCTCCGTGGCGGCGGCCGCCGCGGCGCTGGACCTGCCGCCGGAGGAGACCGAGGACCTGCTGGAGGGCCTCGTCGACACGTCGCTGCTGGAGTCGGCCGCGCCGGGCCGCTACCGCTTCCACGACCTGGTCCGGCTGTACGCCCGCGTGTGCGCCGAGCGCGACGAGCAGCCCCCGGCGGAGCGCGAGGCGGCGAGGTCGCGCCTCCTGGACTTCTACCTGGCGACCGTGGCCCGCGTGTACGCCATCGAACGCCCCGGCGACCGCCTGGTCGACCACCTGGAGCCCACCACGTACGAGGGCCTCGCCTTCACGGACCGGCACGAGGCGCAGGACTGGCTGTACCGGGAGGCCAACTGCGTACTGGCGTGCGTCCGCCAGGCCACCGCGTGCGCCACACCCGGCAGCCACCTGCGCCGCGCGGTGGACCTGCTGTGGGCGGCGAAGGACCTCACGGAGTCCGGCGCGAACTCCAAGCAGTACGAGTCGGCCGCCGTCGCCGCGTGCGAGGCCGCGCGGGCGGCGGGCGACGCCCGCACGGAGGGGCGCGCCCGTACGACGCTCAGCAACGTCCACCTGGTGGCGGGCCGCTACGACGAGGCCGACCGCGAGGCCCGCGTGGCCCGCGACCTGGCGGTCGCGGCGGGCGACCCGGCGCCCGTGTACTGGGCGGACAACGACCGGGGGATCATCGCCATCATGCAGGGCCGGTACGGGGACGCCGAGGAGCACCTCGTACGGGCCACGGACGGCTCCCGGGAGGTCGGCAACCTGCCCAGTGTGGCGACCGCCCTGTGCAACCTGTCCCGCGTCCACCTGCTCACCGGGCGCTCGTCCAGCGCCATAGACCTGGCGCGCCAGGGCATCGAGATCTACGACCGGCTGGGGCTCACGATGCGTCTGGCGAACGGCCGTTACGCGCTGGGGGTGGCCCTCAGCCACGCGGAGCGCCACACGGAGGCCCTCGACGAGTTCGCGGAGGCGCTGCGGATCTTCACCAGGAACCGGCAGCGGCTGTGGGAGGGGGCGACGCACTTCCGCATCGCGGAGGCCCGGTTCAGGTCCCGGCAGCCCGCACGCGCCGCCCAGCACGCGGAACAGGCGCTGGCGCTCGGCTGCATCGGCGGGGACCAGATGCGGGGCAACATCCTGGTGCTGCTCGGGAAGGCGCTGCGGGTGCTCGGGCAGACCGACCGCGCCCGCGCCTGCCTGCGCGAGGCCCTGGCCCTGTACGAGCGGCTGGGCGCGCCGGAGGCGGACGACGTCCGGGCCCTGCTGGCCCCGTCGGCGGCCGCCTGA
- a CDS encoding pentapeptide repeat-containing protein, producing the protein MPITRDLVVRGEDWYARELGPCDVFEECVFYDTDWTEGVSEGASFADCTFSGVRFNASRHTGSAFTNCSFRRCVFFDARFEGCKAVGSRFQESEFNLFVVDGGDWSYAGFGGADLRGAELDGVRLREADLAGARLDEAVVTRCDLSGAHLRAARLRGADLRGSDLSALDPRTVDAAGARIDLHQATVLATALGYEVA; encoded by the coding sequence ATGCCGATCACACGTGACCTCGTCGTACGGGGCGAGGACTGGTACGCGCGCGAACTGGGCCCGTGCGACGTGTTCGAGGAGTGCGTCTTCTACGACACGGACTGGACGGAGGGCGTCAGCGAGGGCGCGTCCTTCGCCGACTGCACCTTCTCCGGGGTGCGGTTCAACGCGTCCCGGCACACGGGGTCGGCGTTCACCAACTGCTCGTTCCGGCGGTGCGTGTTCTTCGACGCGCGGTTCGAGGGCTGCAAGGCGGTCGGCAGCCGGTTCCAGGAGTCGGAGTTCAACCTGTTCGTGGTGGACGGCGGTGACTGGTCGTACGCCGGGTTCGGCGGGGCCGACCTGCGCGGGGCCGAGCTGGACGGGGTGCGGCTGCGGGAGGCCGACCTGGCGGGCGCCCGCCTGGACGAGGCCGTGGTCACCCGCTGCGACCTGTCCGGCGCCCACCTGCGGGCCGCCCGCCTGCGCGGCGCCGACCTGCGGGGCAGCGACCTGTCGGCCCTCGACCCGAGGACGGTGGACGCGGCGGGCGCCCGCATCGACCTCCACCAGGCCACGGTCCTCGCGACGGCCCTCGGCTACGAGGTTGCCTGA
- a CDS encoding SDR family oxidoreductase yields MGVLRGRTAVVTGGSRGIGRGIVERLAQDGAEVFFNYAHEREAAEDVVREVKAAGGSARAVLLDLAEPGAAEELMRTASEESASGKVAVLVNNAAVGFTPTPLDETGEELFDRAMTVNARAAFLTVRYAARFMPEGGRIVNVSTLNTTRPGRGIVPYMMSKGALEQLTAAAAVELGPRGITVNTVSPGATDTALLRGTNPPEALDMAVGLTPLGRLGEPSDIAAVVAFLVGPDGAWVTGQNIRATGGLG; encoded by the coding sequence ATGGGCGTCTTACGGGGCAGGACAGCCGTCGTCACCGGAGGTTCGCGGGGGATCGGCCGGGGCATCGTGGAACGGCTCGCACAGGACGGCGCGGAGGTCTTCTTCAACTACGCGCACGAGCGGGAGGCCGCCGAGGACGTCGTGCGGGAGGTGAAGGCGGCCGGTGGCAGCGCCCGCGCCGTACTGCTGGACCTGGCCGAGCCGGGCGCGGCCGAGGAGCTGATGCGCACCGCGTCGGAGGAGTCGGCGTCCGGGAAGGTCGCGGTCCTGGTCAACAACGCGGCCGTCGGCTTCACCCCGACGCCGCTGGACGAGACGGGCGAGGAGCTGTTCGACCGGGCGATGACGGTCAACGCGAGGGCGGCGTTCCTCACCGTCCGGTACGCGGCCCGGTTCATGCCGGAGGGCGGCCGGATCGTCAACGTCTCGACGCTCAACACGACCCGGCCGGGGCGCGGCATCGTGCCGTACATGATGAGCAAGGGCGCGCTGGAGCAGCTGACGGCGGCCGCGGCGGTGGAGCTGGGCCCGCGCGGGATCACCGTCAACACCGTGTCACCCGGCGCGACGGACACCGCCCTGCTGCGCGGCACGAACCCGCCGGAGGCCCTGGACATGGCCGTCGGACTCACCCCGCTGGGCCGCCTCGGCGAGCCGTCCGACATCGCGGCGGTCGTGGCGTTCCTGGTGGGCCCGGACGGGGCGTGGGTCACCGGCCAGAACATCCGCGCGACGGGCGGCCTCGGCTGA
- a CDS encoding phytanoyl-CoA dioxygenase family protein produces MASVPTKPSRPTRPAAASSATATRGAPPQAPALDPLFTAVDVPAFTGRHLARLAGGTLAAVRVPGFLGPDRCRAVTGALDRLPTAPYDPGRVPTPVLRFGPALNDYRMPGGGLDADRYWAEADAARAAWERAAIRPDPVAHALDRLGEAWGAPAVPATIGGRPAFGGTLREINAGLLMHYDDINREFPDGLFDQDVVAQLAFNLYVSVASGGGATTVWRHRWDPADEDYRDAYGYQPRAVEGCQYVELPPHLGDGLLFDPAHFHAVAPNRGAGRRVAFAFFVGLTSGGRLVVWS; encoded by the coding sequence ATGGCCTCTGTGCCGACCAAGCCTTCCAGGCCGACCAGGCCGGCGGCCGCATCCTCCGCGACGGCCACCCGGGGCGCACCGCCCCAGGCCCCCGCCCTCGACCCCCTCTTCACCGCCGTGGACGTGCCCGCGTTCACCGGCCGGCACCTCGCCCGGCTCGCGGGCGGCACGCTCGCCGCCGTACGCGTCCCCGGGTTCCTCGGGCCCGACCGGTGCCGGGCCGTCACCGGGGCGCTGGACCGGCTGCCGACCGCGCCGTACGACCCCGGCCGGGTGCCGACGCCCGTGCTGCGGTTCGGGCCCGCGCTCAACGACTACCGGATGCCCGGCGGCGGACTGGACGCCGACCGCTACTGGGCCGAGGCCGACGCCGCGCGGGCCGCGTGGGAGCGCGCCGCGATCCGCCCGGACCCGGTCGCGCACGCCCTGGACCGGCTCGGCGAGGCGTGGGGCGCGCCGGCCGTGCCCGCCACCATCGGGGGCCGCCCCGCCTTCGGCGGCACCCTGCGGGAGATCAACGCCGGGCTGCTGATGCACTACGACGACATCAACCGCGAGTTCCCCGACGGCCTCTTCGACCAGGACGTCGTCGCGCAGCTGGCGTTCAACCTGTACGTGAGCGTCGCGTCGGGCGGCGGGGCCACCACCGTGTGGCGCCACCGCTGGGACCCGGCCGACGAGGATTACCGCGACGCGTACGGCTACCAACCGCGCGCCGTCGAGGGCTGCCAGTACGTGGAGCTGCCGCCGCACCTCGGCGACGGGCTGCTGTTCGACCCGGCCCACTTCCACGCGGTGGCGCCCAACCGGGGCGCCGGGCGGCGCGTCGCCTTCGCGTTCTTCGTGGGCCTCACGAGCGGCGGCCGGCTCGTCGTATGGTCCTGA
- a CDS encoding threonine/serine dehydratase, which yields MDDLSLRYEDVKAATERVEGRVRPLAVAPGDDAGTWFALEYLQHTGSFKARGAINFIRSHQEAGTLPEAGVTIASGGNAGLACAWAARAQGVRATVFLPESAPPVKVARLRGYGADVRLSGLEYAEALEACRAYAAGSGALASHAYDHPLIAAGAGTLMEELHQRLPRLDTVVVSVGGGGLFAGVAASAHEHGVRVVAVEPEECRALNAALEAGEVVDVPVRSVAADALGARRVTRLALDAARRYDVRSVLVADEEITRARQDLWDEYRIAVEHAASTALAGLRAYGPADGERVAVVLCGANTDPGDLTRPA from the coding sequence ATGGATGACCTCAGCCTCAGGTACGAGGACGTGAAGGCCGCGACCGAGCGGGTCGAGGGGCGGGTCCGGCCCCTGGCGGTGGCGCCCGGCGACGATGCCGGGACCTGGTTCGCGCTGGAGTACCTCCAGCACACGGGATCCTTCAAGGCGCGCGGCGCGATCAACTTCATCCGCAGCCACCAGGAGGCCGGCACCCTCCCCGAGGCGGGCGTCACCATCGCCTCGGGGGGCAACGCCGGTCTCGCCTGCGCGTGGGCGGCCCGCGCCCAGGGCGTACGGGCGACGGTGTTCCTGCCGGAGAGCGCGCCGCCCGTGAAGGTGGCCCGGCTGCGCGGGTACGGCGCCGACGTGCGGCTGTCCGGATTGGAGTACGCCGAGGCGCTGGAGGCCTGCCGCGCGTACGCCGCCGGGAGCGGGGCGCTCGCCTCCCACGCGTACGACCATCCGCTGATCGCGGCGGGAGCGGGCACGCTCATGGAGGAGCTGCACCAGCGGCTGCCCCGGCTGGACACGGTCGTCGTGTCCGTCGGCGGGGGCGGGCTGTTCGCCGGGGTCGCCGCGTCGGCGCACGAGCACGGCGTACGGGTCGTGGCCGTCGAGCCGGAGGAGTGCCGGGCGCTGAACGCGGCGCTGGAGGCGGGCGAGGTCGTGGACGTCCCCGTCAGGTCGGTCGCCGCCGACGCGCTGGGCGCCCGGCGGGTCACACGGCTGGCGCTGGACGCGGCGCGGCGGTACGACGTGCGCTCGGTGCTCGTGGCGGACGAGGAGATCACGCGCGCCCGGCAGGACCTGTGGGACGAGTACCGGATCGCCGTCGAGCACGCGGCGTCCACGGCGCTGGCCGGGCTTCGCGCCTACGGGCCCGCCGACGGCGAGCGCGTCGCGGTCGTCCTGTGCGGGGCGAACACGGACCCGGGCGACCTGACGCGCCCGGCCTGA
- a CDS encoding APC family permease: MTQVEARPQAGDTVRNVDATGENGGVRTKGLGGNSVGLMGGAVIGISTVAPVYCLTSTLGATVGEVGLQMPAIFLAGFLPMLLVAFAYRELNRAVPDCGTSFTWSVKAFGPRVGWMCGWGLLVATVVVLSNLAGVATSFFWLTAGEITGDPSIAALDGNKAVHILTTLAFVAVATFVSYRGITATKSLQYALVGLQLVVIVLFAGMAVTKAGDVAGSLSFSWTWMNPFAVDSFAAFTAGLSLSIFIYWGWDTCLSVNEESVGSARTPGRAAMLAITVIVSSYLMVAVAVQMYAGVGEKGLGLGNPDTSDNVFAALAAPVMGSGLGILLFVAVLASAAASLQTTFIPVARTALAMSTYEAFPPAFAKVHPVHKTPGRATVVAGVATGVFYSVMTLVSENVLVDTIYALGLMICFYYAITAFACVWFFRRELTGSVRDLLVKGVLPGLGGLMLTAVFAQTLMDMWDPAYGSGSSVLGVGSVFVIGVGLLLLGAVLMAVMHRRSPAFFRGEVLTKETPALVVED; this comes from the coding sequence ATGACTCAGGTGGAAGCACGGCCCCAGGCCGGAGACACGGTAAGGAACGTCGACGCGACGGGCGAGAACGGCGGCGTACGCACCAAGGGCCTCGGCGGGAACTCCGTCGGGCTGATGGGTGGTGCCGTCATCGGCATCTCGACCGTCGCCCCCGTCTACTGTCTGACCTCGACCCTCGGCGCCACGGTCGGCGAGGTCGGCCTCCAGATGCCCGCGATCTTCCTCGCGGGATTCCTCCCCATGCTGCTGGTGGCCTTCGCGTACCGCGAGCTGAACCGGGCCGTCCCCGACTGCGGCACCTCCTTCACCTGGTCGGTGAAGGCGTTCGGCCCCAGGGTCGGCTGGATGTGCGGCTGGGGCCTCCTCGTCGCCACCGTGGTCGTCCTGTCCAACCTGGCCGGTGTCGCCACCTCGTTCTTCTGGCTGACGGCGGGCGAGATCACCGGTGATCCCTCGATCGCCGCGCTCGACGGCAACAAGGCCGTCCACATCCTCACGACCCTCGCGTTCGTCGCCGTCGCGACGTTCGTCAGCTACCGGGGCATCACCGCCACGAAGTCGCTCCAGTACGCCCTGGTCGGCCTCCAGCTCGTCGTGATCGTCCTGTTCGCGGGGATGGCCGTCACCAAGGCCGGTGACGTCGCCGGATCCCTGTCCTTCTCCTGGACGTGGATGAACCCCTTCGCGGTCGACTCCTTCGCCGCGTTCACCGCAGGTCTCTCCCTGTCGATCTTCATCTACTGGGGCTGGGACACCTGCCTGTCCGTGAACGAGGAGAGCGTCGGCAGCGCCCGCACGCCCGGCCGCGCCGCGATGCTCGCCATCACCGTGATCGTCTCCTCGTACCTGATGGTCGCCGTCGCCGTGCAGATGTACGCCGGTGTCGGCGAGAAGGGCCTCGGCCTCGGCAACCCGGACACCTCCGACAACGTCTTCGCCGCCCTGGCCGCCCCGGTCATGGGCTCCGGGCTCGGCATCCTGCTGTTCGTCGCCGTCCTCGCCTCCGCCGCCGCCAGCCTCCAGACGACGTTCATCCCCGTCGCCCGCACCGCGCTCGCGATGTCCACGTACGAGGCGTTCCCGCCGGCCTTCGCGAAGGTCCACCCGGTCCACAAGACCCCCGGCCGCGCGACCGTCGTCGCCGGTGTGGCGACGGGCGTCTTCTACTCGGTGATGACCCTCGTCAGCGAGAACGTCCTGGTGGACACGATCTACGCGCTCGGCCTGATGATCTGCTTCTACTACGCGATCACCGCCTTCGCCTGTGTCTGGTTCTTCCGCCGCGAGCTGACCGGCTCGGTGCGCGACCTGCTGGTCAAGGGCGTCCTGCCGGGCCTCGGCGGGCTGATGCTCACGGCCGTGTTCGCCCAGACCCTCATGGACATGTGGGACCCGGCGTACGGCAGCGGCTCGTCGGTCCTCGGCGTCGGCTCGGTCTTCGTGATCGGTGTCGGGCTGCTGCTGCTCGGCGCGGTCCTCATGGCGGTCATGCACCGCCGCAGCCCGGCGTTCTTCCGGGGCGAGGTCCTGACGAAGGAGACCCCGGCGCTGGTGGTCGAGGACTGA
- a CDS encoding cupin domain-containing protein encodes MYDLYAIAEEHLVAAHRSEHGRSANLLLRERPLRQTVIALTAGTKLDEHNAPPAASLQVLRGVVKLKSATDDIELTMGDLFLIPPGRHSLTAVTDTAFLLTAVND; translated from the coding sequence ATGTACGACCTCTACGCCATCGCCGAGGAACACCTCGTCGCCGCCCACCGCTCCGAGCACGGGCGCAGCGCCAACCTCCTGCTGAGGGAGCGGCCGCTGCGGCAGACCGTCATCGCGCTCACGGCCGGTACGAAGCTCGACGAGCACAACGCACCACCCGCCGCGTCCCTCCAGGTGCTGCGCGGGGTCGTCAAGCTGAAGTCCGCGACGGACGACATCGAGCTGACCATGGGCGACCTCTTCCTCATCCCGCCCGGGCGGCACAGCCTGACGGCCGTGACGGACACGGCGTTCCTGCTGACCGCCGTCAACGACTGA